A genomic window from Zonotrichia leucophrys gambelii isolate GWCS_2022_RI chromosome 25, RI_Zleu_2.0, whole genome shotgun sequence includes:
- the LOC135457892 gene encoding nestin-like isoform X1, whose product MLSTESLAGPRALGEESLQMWDLNKRLEAYLARVKFLEEENEVLRAEIQSSRSGQSGESWRAKYEEELRALRDALDVAFRDKCTAELARDNLYEEVQQVRSRCQKEQAAREAAKKELSLSRKELEEERRAQIWLKERAVQLEKEVEALLEVHEEEKAGLDQEIATFSHSLESFRCAPVALQPVEVEDYSKRLSEIWKGAVETYKAEVAQLEGSLCQAKENLWKAVEDNQQSQLQLQHLEKDLAGLKARKEMLEESLARQWQEQRGEAEKFQLAMEALEQEQQSLRVQIARVLEDRQQLMHLKMSLSLEVATYRTLLEAESSRLQVPAGEFRVTNGLRDLKLELSSSKASPASPEARRVLPCTPFPRVTKHPQSATLTPQSATLTPQITRELQKTTPALHGSATSRVRGLGALTPSPPQAGRASLALSPEQESCGVEGPAWPGGDEAAMSPGMECALPRASGDSGSASLQPLGDAHRLQYPAQLVSEALEDALKEMGDDAQSQEEPTPSSTWDIRAPSPVFPTKAVPEGPGEGQEGSEDEERAEEVMLQGLAKESSTLQDTAPSPPSVDPPLGSQEDLGAWEEEEEEEEEEVPAVLSPRDAEMEAQEGHEDLPGQTESSWEKPEEQRTQTPSTQPSHPSEDEEEGDLQQEGTEVQEEKCPHREVEAAGAVLVQSHLALPTEGHLEQDFADAEQERAEQHKMPRCEVDLAAEQGREQELCPEQEPKGVPEAIPAEEPPTGAGGDAGAGEGTGRGGDGEGEKGEASREVLGEEDHGVGQDPMAAEDLGAGEDLGAGEDLGAGEDSGAGEDFGAGEVHGAGEGSKVGEGSEAGEDLGAEFLGAGEDHGAGEAGETLEGDSRAPGEPEELQEGEEEEQEELEPGEEPWAQEGDHGSAQEDWQVTAGDTEGPGQPAWAGDTLSSAGRLESEQRGGTGPAELEEAQEDDEGDARRQEMRQQQALAQAELAQLGSVAQPEPTPPGSPGHSQELAEASGQPGELGQVPGASTEWALEETPRDTELAELESSELVAPGQVPGEWALEEATRDTEPTELVAPGQVPGDSAEWALEDTPRDTEPTEPGELGQVPGASAEWALEEATRDTEPTELVAPGQVPGEKNEWALKETRRDTEPPELESSELVALGQVPGEWALEETPKTPELAVGTGRRVELEDTLPDSTPLHLYQEEMLMGTPSPDPPESEDTTGTTPVCATAQQAQGRDQPPTASVPQEEAEEAEEEEGYFMVSAPSQEVSSSEEAEIPEDFEEIQVDAAEGGQDGLGAPGEASAGPEEGTEHLEVLAAGADEGMEVPTEVPEDEEGTAELEEGPEEDPSCLGVVEPSSGGSGEPAQDATAWQGPEHPEDPDEELHSTAELEEGPEEDPNCLGVVEPSSGGSGEPAQGATGSAEEHPEDLAADLDDGMEVPTEEPEVPEDEEVTAELEEGPEEDSSSMGVMEPSSGGSGEPAQGATGSAEEHPEDLAAEADMEVPTEEPEVPNDEEDTAELEEGPEEDPNCLGVVEPSAGGSGEPTQDATGSAAWEGPEHPEDPDEELHSTAELEGDARTLGLAGQEEEEEEDEDEPSMAPHDPTKATAELQAQAGPDGAEQPLEEQLGMEEGALGSESLGQGGSPEVTPDIPDTAELPVEIMKASGILEIVEQALEFNQELMGARVAEAGQGPGTRELSRDGGERSELSRDAEEHPEVSWDGEEHSELPQDAQEGSEFYQGEGEHPELSLDAQECSQLSRDAEEGSKLSRDAEEGSDLSQDAEEGSEFSQDAGEHSQLSRDAEEHPELSQDAEVHSQLSRDADEDPELSRDEEEGSELSRDAGKHPELSWDAEEDSKLSRDAEEHPELPQDAEEHPKLPRDAEEDPELSQDAEEGSSLSSSSEEEPTVQEAPEVMQEGELRAQNGLHRPHSLEELPEFTEELLNGTSSTAPAQETLSEPSGVLPAQIPSPGDGTATRLGDGSLRGKQLSPVSPALGEEDVLSPTAQRQPCSSGDE is encoded by the exons CCAAGAAGGAGCTGTCCttgagcaggaaggagctggaggaggagaggagagcgCAGATCTGGCTCAAGGAGAGAGCcgtgcagctggagaaggaggtggAAGCCTTGCTGGAGGTGCACGAGGAGGAGAAAGCGGGGCTGGACCAGGAGATCGCCACTTTCTCGCACAGCCTGGAGAGTTTCCGCTGTGCCCCCGTGGCTCTGCAGCCCGTGGAGGTGGAGGATTACTCCAAGAGGCTCTCGGAGATCTGGAAAGGGGCGGTGGAGACCTACAAGGCGGAGGTGGCTCAGCTGGAAggttccctgtgccaggccaaGGAGAACCTGTGGAAGGCGGTGGAGGACaaccagcagagccagctgcagctgcagcacctggagaaGGACCTGGCGGGGCTCAAAGCTCGCAAGGAGATGCTGGAGGAGAGCCTGGCCCGGCAGTGGCAGGAGCAGCGCGGGGAGGCAGAAAAGTTCCAG CTGGCCATGGaggccctggagcaggagcagcagagcctgcgGGTGCAGATCGCGCGGGTGCTGgaggacaggcagcagctgatgcACCTCAAGATGTCCCTGAGCCTGGAAGTGGCGACCTACAG gACGCTGCTGGAAGCCGAGAGCAGCCGCCTGCAGGTGCCCGCCGGGGAATTCAGGGTGACAAACGGGCTCAGAG ATCTCAaactggagctgagcagcagcaaagcatcACCAGCGAGCCCCGAGGCCAGGCGGGTGCTGCCCTgcacccccttccccagggtgaCCAAACACCCCCAAAGTGCCACCCTGACGCCCCAAAGTGCCACCCTGACGCCCCAAATCACCAGGGAGCTCCAGAAAACCACCCCAGCCCTccatggcagtgccaccagcagggttagggggctgggggctctcacacccagcccaccccaggcaggcagagcctccctTGCCCTCTCCCCCgagcaggagagctgtgggGTGGAAggtccagcctggccaggaggAGATGAGGCAGCAATGAGCCCAGGGATGGAgtgtgccctgcccagagcctctggggacagtggcagtgccagcctgcagcccctgggagaTGCCCACAGGCTGCAGTACCCGGCCCAGCTGGTCAGCGAGGCGCTGGAGGATGCCCTCAAGGAGATGGGAGATGATGCTCAGTCCCAAGAGGAGCCCACACCCAGCTCCACGTGGGATATccgtgctcccagccctgttttCCCCACCAAGGCTGTGCCAGAGGGgcctggggaagggcaggagggatcTGAGGATGAGGAGAGAGCTGAGGAGgtgatgctccaagggctggctaaggagagcagcaccctgcaggacacagctccatccccaccaAGCGTGGACCCTCCCTTGGGGAGCCAGGAAGATCTGGGAgcatgggaggaggaggaagaagaggaagaggaggaggttcctgctgtgctgagcccaaGGGATGCAGAAATGGAGGCCCAGGAAGGGCATGAGGATCTGCCTGGGcagacagagagcagctgggaaaagccaGAGGAGCAAAGGACACAAACCCCCAGCACGCAGCCTTCACACCCCTccgaggatgaggaggagggagaTCTCCAGCAGGAAGGAACAGAAGTGCAAGAGGAGAAATGTCCCCACAGAGAAGtggaagctgctggtgctgtcctCGTTCAAAGCCACCTGGCTCTGCCCACAGaaggtcacctggagcaggactTTGCTGatgcagagcaggaaagggctgagcagcacaaaATGCCCAGGTGTGAGGtggacctggctgcagagcagggaagggagcaggagctgtgcccagagcaggagcccaAGGGTGTCCCTGAGGCCATCCCAGCAGAGGAGCctcccacaggagctggaggagatgctggggcaggggaggggacaggcagagggggagatggtgagggggaaaagggagaggccagcagggaggtgctgggagaggaggatcACGGGGTGGGACAGGACCCCATGGCAGCAGAAGACCTTGGGGCAGGAGAAGACCTTGGGGCAGGAGAAGATCTTGGGGCAGGAGAAGACTCTGGGGCAGGAGAAGATTTTGGGGCAGGAGAAGTCCATGGGGCAGGAGAAGGCTCCAAGGTAGGAGAAGGCTCTGAGGCAGGAGAAGATCTTGGGGCAGAATTTCTTGGGGCAGGAGAAGACCatggggcaggagaggcaggtGAGACCCTGGAGGGGGACAGTAGAGCCCCAGGAgagcctgaggagctgcaggaaggagaggaggaggaacaggaggagctggagccaggagaggagccctgggcacaggagggTGACCATGGCAGTGCCCAAGAGGACTggcaggtgacagcaggggacactgaggggccaggacagccagcctgggcaggtgACACCCTGAGCAGTGCAGGAAGGCTGGAAAGCGAGCAGAGAGGTGGCAcagggccagcagagctggaggaggccCAGGAGGATGATGAAGGAGATGCCAGGAGGCAGGagatgaggcagcagcaggcgctggcacaggctgagctggcacagctgggcagcgtggcacagcctgagccaaCCCCTCCAGgttcccctgggcacagccaggagctggcagaggcttcAGGGCAaccaggggagctggggcaggtgcCAGGTGCCAGCACTGAGTGGGCACTGGAGGAGACCCCCAgagacacagagctggcagagctggagagctcagagctggtggcaccagggcaggtGCCAGGTGAGTGGGCATTGGAGGAGGCCACCAGAGATACAGAACCCACTGagctggtggcaccagggcaggtGCCAGGTGACAGTGCTGAGTGGGCATTGGAGGACACCCCCAGAGACACAGAACCCACAGAacctggggagctggggcaggtgcCAGGTGCCAGTGCTGAGTGGGCACTGGAGGAGGCCACCAGAGACACAGAACCCACAGagctggtggcaccagggcaggtGCCAGGTGAGAAGAACGAGTGGGCATTGAAGGAGACCCGCAGAGACACAGAACCCCCAGAAttggagagctcagagctggtggcactggggcaggTGCCAGGTGAGTGGGCACTggaggagaccccaaaaaccccagagctggcagtgggCACGGGCAGGAGGGTGGAGCTGGAGGACACCCTGCCCGACAGCACCCCCCTGCACCTCTACCAGGAGGAGATGCTGATGGGGACACCCAGCCCAGACCCTCCAGAGAGCGAGGACACCACGGGGACAActcctgtgtgtgccacagcccagcaggccCAAGGGAGGGACCAGCCACCAACTGCCAGCGTGCCAcaagaggaggcagaggaggctgaAGAAGAGGAAGGTTATTTCATggtctctgctcccagccaagAGGTGTCCAGCTCAGAGGAAGCCGAGATCCCTGAGGACTTTGAAGAAATTCAAGTGGACGCAGCTGAAGGCGGCCAAGAtggtctgggggctcctggggaagcgtctgcagggccagaggagggcacagagcacctggaggtgctggctgcaggagcagatgaGGGTATGGAGGTGCCCACTGAGGTgccagaggatgaggagggcactgctgagctggaggaAGGCCCAGAAGAAGACCCCAGCTGCCTTGGGGTGGTGGAGCCATCATCAGGAGGTTCTGGTGAGCCAGCCCAGGATGCCACAGCATGGCAGGGACCAGAGCACCCAGAAGATCCAGATGAGGagctccacagcacagctgagctggaggaagGCCCAGAAGAAGATCCAAACTGTCTGGGGGTGGTGGAGCCATCATCAGGAGGTTCTGGtgagccagcccagggtgccACAGGCTCTGCAGAAGAGCACCCAGAAGATCTGGCTGCTGATCTAGATGATGGTATGGAGGTGCCCACTGAGGAACCTGAGGTGCCAGAGGATGAGGAGGtcactgctgagctggaggaAGGCCCAGAAGAAGACTCCAGCTCTATGGGGGTGATGGAACCATCATCAGGAGGTTCTGGtgagccagcccagggtgccACAGGCTCTGCAGAAGAGCACCCAGAAGATCTGGCTGCTGAAGCAGATATGGAGGTGCCCACTGAGGAACCTGAGGTGCCAAATGATGAAGAGGacactgctgagctggaagaaggcccagaagaaGATCCAAACTGTCTGGGGGTGGTGGAACCATCAGCAGGAGGTTCTGGTGAGCCAACCCAGGAtgccacaggctctgcagcttGGGAGGGACCAGAGCACCCAGAGGATCCAGATGAGGagctccacagcacagctgagctggaggggGATGCCAGGACCCTGGGACTGgcggggcaggaggaggaggaggaggaagatgaggatgagCCCAGCATGGCTCCCCATGACCCAACCAAGgccacagcagagctccaggcccaggcagggcctgatggagcagagcagcccctggaagAGCAGCtagggatggaggagggagccctgggcagtgagagcctggggcagggaggttCTCCAGAGGTGACCCCAGACATCCctgacacagctgagctgcccGTGGAGATCATGAAAGCCTCGGGGATTCTGGAAATAGTTGAGCAGGCGCTGGAGTTCAACCAGGAGCTGATGGGGGCGAGggtggcagaggctgggcagggtcCTGGCACGAGAGAGCTGTCCCGGGATGGAGGGGAACGCTCTGAGCTCTCCCGGGATGCAGAAGAACACCCTGAGGTGTCCTGGGATGGAGAGGAACACTCCGAGCTCCCCCAGGATGCCCAGGAAGGCTCTGAGTTCTACCAGGGTGAAGGCGAACACCCCGAGCTGTCTCTGGATGCCCAGGAATGCTCTCAGCTCTCCCGGGATGCAGAGGAAGGCTCCAAACTCTCCCGGGATGCAGAGGAAGGCTCTGATCTGTCCCAGGATGCAGAGGAAGGCTCAGAGTTCTCCCAGGATGCAGGAGAACACTCTCAGCTCTCCCGGGATGCAGAAGAACACCCCGAGCTCTCCCAGGATGCAGAAGTACACTCTCAGCTCTCCCGGGATGCAGACGAAGATCCCGAGCTGTCCCGAGATGAAGAGGAAGGCTCAGAGCTGTCCCGGGATGCAGGAAAACACCCCGAGCTGTCCTGGGATGCAGAAGAAGACTCCAAACTCTCCCGAGATGCAGAGGAACACCCCGAGCTCCCCCAGGATGCAGAGGAACACCCCAAActccccagggatgcagaggaAGACCCCGAGCTCTCCCAGGATGCAGAGGAAGGctcctccctgtcctcctcCAGCGAGGAGGAGCCCACGGTGCAGGAGGCCCCGGAGGTGATGCAGGAGGGTGAGCTCCGGGCTCAGAACGGGCTGCACCGCCCgcacagcctggaggagctgcccgAATTCACCGAGGAGCTGCTGAACGGCACCTCCAGCACGGCCCCGGCACAGGAAACCCTCTCAGAGCCCTCGggggtgctgccagcacagatccccagccctggggatggcactgccaccagGCTGGGGGATGGCAGCCTCAGGGGGAAGCAGCTGAGCCCcgtgtcccctgctctgggtgaggaGGATGTCctgagccccacagcccagcggcagccctgctcctcagggGACGAGTGA